The Paenibacillus sp. RUD330 genome has a segment encoding these proteins:
- a CDS encoding SGNH/GDSL hydrolase family protein, which yields MTYIEDGAVVLFQGDSITDAGRDRSQGDSLGSGYALMAAAQFGRKHPLKDVKFLNRGIGGDRVVDLASRWEEDCLELRPSWLSVYIGINDTWRRFDSGVPLSAEAYRDTYRSILERALEKNAPKLILVEPFVLPVNEGQKAWREDLDPKIQAVRELAGEYKALYVPLDGLFAQAAAATGPAYWAPDGVHPSPAGNALIAEAWLNAVKA from the coding sequence ATGACTTATATTGAAGATGGAGCCGTCGTATTGTTTCAGGGCGACAGCATTACCGACGCCGGGCGAGACCGCAGCCAGGGAGACAGCCTCGGTTCCGGATACGCTCTGATGGCAGCCGCTCAGTTCGGAAGAAAGCATCCGCTCAAGGACGTGAAGTTCCTCAACAGAGGCATCGGGGGAGATCGCGTCGTCGACCTCGCCAGCCGGTGGGAGGAGGACTGCCTGGAGCTGCGCCCGTCCTGGCTGTCGGTCTATATCGGCATCAACGATACTTGGAGACGGTTCGACAGCGGCGTGCCGCTGAGCGCGGAAGCGTACCGGGACACGTATCGATCCATCCTGGAACGGGCGCTGGAGAAGAACGCCCCGAAGCTCATTCTCGTGGAGCCGTTCGTGCTGCCGGTGAATGAGGGGCAGAAGGCGTGGCGCGAGGATCTGGATCCCAAGATCCAGGCCGTGCGCGAGCTTGCGGGAGAATACAAGGCTCTCTATGTTCCGCTCGACGGCCTGTTCGCCCAAGCGGCGGCCGCGACAGGACCGGCTTACTGGGCTCCGGACGGCGTCCATCCTTCCCCGGCGGGCAACGCGCTGATCGCCGAGGCCTGGCTGAACGCGGTGAAGGCGTAA
- a CDS encoding Asp23/Gls24 family envelope stress response protein, translated as MPMQLSTELGKIFVTDDVIAVIAGSAALECYGLVGMASRKQLKDGIAELLKRDNLSRGVEVRRENEEFHIDLHIIVSYGTRISEVAHNIQTKVKYVLNEVIGLRVDHVHIFVQGVRVIS; from the coding sequence ATGCCCATGCAGCTATCGACCGAATTAGGTAAAATTTTTGTAACTGACGATGTCATCGCCGTCATTGCGGGATCTGCGGCGCTCGAATGCTACGGGCTTGTCGGCATGGCCTCGCGCAAGCAGCTCAAGGACGGCATCGCCGAGCTGCTCAAGAGGGACAACCTTTCCCGCGGAGTGGAAGTGCGGCGCGAGAACGAAGAATTTCACATCGACCTGCATATCATCGTAAGCTACGGCACCCGGATTTCCGAGGTCGCCCATAATATCCAGACCAAAGTCAAATACGTGCTGAACGAAGTGATCGGCCTGAGGGTAGACCATGTCCATATCTTTGTCCAGGGCGTGCGGGTCATCAGTTAG
- a CDS encoding YeiH family protein yields the protein MQAAFKQLPGNKGFAFGLFLTAMLAAAAKMIAELPGFQVFGPLVLAIVLGMAYRHFAGGVPAAAGTGISFASKTLLRAGIVLLGMRLNLGDIVSAGPRVLAIDAIHIAVTIPFVAWIASRLGTSRNLGLLTACGTAICGAAAVAAISPQLKAKEEETAAAAAVVAILGTIFTLIYTLLYPVLGMSASGYGIFSGSTLHEVAHVLAAAAPGGREAVDMAVVVKLARVAMLVPVALLLGMWTARKSRAGSGNGAAAKTPVTIPWFIFGFLAVSAIHTTGLVPEAAASALVTAAYLLIAMAMAGLGLGVDVKMFRRLGPKAFAAGLAGSVLLTAIGFGLVHLLGLAQG from the coding sequence ATACAGGCGGCATTCAAGCAGCTGCCCGGAAACAAGGGGTTCGCCTTCGGGCTTTTCCTGACGGCGATGCTGGCGGCTGCGGCGAAGATGATCGCCGAGCTGCCGGGATTCCAGGTATTCGGTCCGCTGGTGCTGGCAATCGTGCTTGGCATGGCCTACCGGCATTTTGCGGGAGGAGTGCCGGCGGCGGCAGGAACGGGCATCTCGTTCGCCTCGAAAACGCTGCTGCGGGCGGGCATCGTCCTGCTCGGCATGAGGCTGAATCTCGGCGACATCGTGTCGGCCGGACCCCGGGTGCTCGCCATCGACGCCATCCACATCGCGGTGACGATTCCATTCGTCGCCTGGATCGCTTCGCGTCTGGGAACAAGCCGGAATCTGGGACTGCTCACCGCCTGCGGAACCGCGATCTGCGGCGCGGCGGCCGTCGCGGCCATATCGCCGCAGCTCAAGGCCAAGGAGGAGGAGACGGCTGCGGCTGCAGCGGTCGTCGCTATCCTCGGCACCATCTTCACGCTGATCTACACGCTGCTCTATCCGGTGCTTGGAATGAGCGCTTCGGGTTACGGAATCTTCTCCGGCTCGACGCTCCATGAGGTTGCCCATGTGCTGGCTGCGGCGGCGCCGGGCGGACGCGAGGCGGTCGACATGGCCGTCGTCGTCAAGCTTGCCCGCGTGGCGATGCTGGTCCCGGTCGCGCTGCTGCTCGGCATGTGGACGGCCAGGAAAAGCCGCGCCGGCAGCGGAAACGGAGCCGCAGCAAAAACGCCGGTGACGATACCCTGGTTTATTTTCGGATTTCTGGCGGTCAGCGCCATCCATACGACAGGGCTGGTTCCGGAGGCTGCAGCTTCCGCGCTGGTCACGGCGGCTTACCTGCTGATCGCCATGGCGATGGCTGGACTCGGACTGGGCGTAGACGTCAAAATGTTCAGGCGGCTTGGACCAAAGGCTTTCGCGGCGGGGCTTGCCGGCTCGGTGCTGCTGACGGCGATCGGCTTCGGCCTGGTCCATCTGCTCGGACTCGCGCAGGGCTGA
- a CDS encoding DAK2 domain-containing protein gives MGKRFINGSDFAGMVLLGAENLQRGAERVNALNVFPVPDGDTGTNMNLTMASGVRELQNKKSDSVGRTAEALSKGLLMGARGNSGVILSQLFRGTAKALAGLDEAGPVQFAAALQQGVDMAYKAVVKPVEGTILTVARETARHAQTAARRTDDMESLMREVLSQAEETLRRTQEMLPVLKQVGVVDSGGQGLVLIYEGFLAYFVENRLPALSEAAPVEAFREHGRSSDPLPAYPASPQPAGRSGAKAQARLSTSEIEFFYDMEFFIKPKLALPGAPAFDEEGYRQQLAKDGDSILVIAEEDLVKVHVHSRRPGDVLNLSLPYGELTDFHILNMREQHRELLGEDAFNEAVRGLDMAADEALAVAEVLAGSASALQTPPESVHEWAPYGIIAVAIGDGISGIFLDNNVDVVLSGGQTMNPSTEDFVNAIEALPAEHIYLLPNNSNIILAAEQAAELSGRSVSVIPTRTVPQGLAAVLAFKENETPERNNALMAGAAKAVRSGSVTQAVRNTEIDGVEVREGDYIGIFEKAIVVSEPTLLESCKGLVGRLLADGGDLLTILTGEDSTVEGTEELAAWIADAHPDVELEVHEGGQPLYPYLFALE, from the coding sequence TTGGGAAAGCGCTTTATTAACGGTTCGGACTTCGCCGGTATGGTTTTGCTCGGTGCGGAGAATTTGCAGCGGGGCGCGGAACGCGTCAACGCTTTGAATGTATTCCCCGTTCCCGACGGCGATACGGGTACGAATATGAACTTGACGATGGCTTCCGGAGTGCGGGAGCTGCAGAATAAGAAATCGGACTCGGTGGGCCGTACGGCTGAGGCTTTGTCCAAAGGCCTTTTGATGGGCGCCCGAGGCAATTCCGGGGTCATTCTGTCCCAGCTTTTCCGCGGAACCGCAAAAGCGCTGGCCGGCCTGGACGAGGCAGGTCCCGTGCAATTCGCCGCCGCCCTGCAGCAAGGAGTCGACATGGCCTACAAGGCCGTCGTGAAGCCGGTCGAAGGCACGATCCTGACGGTAGCCAGGGAGACGGCCCGCCATGCCCAGACGGCAGCACGGCGTACGGACGACATGGAATCCCTGATGAGGGAGGTGCTGTCTCAGGCGGAAGAGACGCTGCGGCGCACGCAGGAGATGCTTCCGGTGCTGAAGCAGGTCGGAGTCGTCGATTCCGGCGGCCAAGGGCTGGTGCTCATCTACGAGGGCTTCTTGGCCTACTTTGTCGAGAATCGGCTGCCCGCGCTTTCGGAAGCCGCCCCGGTCGAGGCCTTCCGCGAGCATGGCCGCTCCTCCGATCCTCTGCCGGCTTATCCTGCAAGCCCGCAGCCGGCAGGCCGTTCCGGAGCCAAAGCCCAGGCGCGGCTATCGACGAGCGAGATCGAATTTTTCTACGACATGGAGTTCTTCATCAAGCCCAAGCTTGCTCTGCCGGGAGCTCCGGCCTTCGATGAAGAAGGCTATCGGCAGCAGCTGGCGAAGGACGGCGACTCCATTCTGGTCATCGCCGAAGAAGACCTCGTCAAGGTCCACGTCCACTCCCGCCGCCCCGGCGACGTGCTGAATCTGTCTCTTCCATACGGCGAGCTGACGGATTTCCATATTCTCAACATGAGGGAGCAGCACCGGGAGCTGCTCGGCGAGGATGCCTTCAACGAAGCGGTACGCGGTCTGGACATGGCTGCGGACGAGGCGCTTGCCGTAGCGGAAGTGCTGGCGGGGTCGGCTTCCGCTCTGCAGACGCCTCCGGAATCCGTTCATGAATGGGCTCCTTACGGCATTATCGCCGTCGCGATCGGTGACGGCATCTCCGGCATCTTCCTCGACAACAACGTCGATGTCGTGCTGTCCGGGGGACAGACGATGAATCCGAGCACCGAGGATTTCGTCAACGCGATCGAAGCGCTGCCGGCCGAGCACATCTATCTGCTCCCGAACAACAGCAACATCATACTCGCCGCTGAGCAGGCAGCCGAGCTGTCCGGCCGCAGCGTAAGCGTCATCCCGACCCGTACAGTGCCGCAAGGCCTCGCGGCGGTGCTCGCCTTCAAGGAGAACGAGACGCCGGAGCGCAACAACGCTCTCATGGCCGGCGCGGCCAAGGCGGTGCGTTCGGGAAGCGTCACGCAAGCCGTCCGCAATACCGAGATCGACGGCGTGGAAGTCCGTGAGGGCGATTACATCGGCATCTTCGAGAAGGCGATCGTCGTCTCGGAGCCGACGCTCCTGGAGTCCTGCAAGGGACTTGTCGGACGCCTGCTGGCGGATGGCGGCGACCTGCTGACCATCCTTACGGGAGAAGATTCCACGGTAGAAGGCACGGAGGAGCTGGCGGCCTGGATCGCCGATGCCCACCCGGATGTCGAGCTTGAAGTGCATGAAGGCGGACAACCGCTTTACCCTTATTTGTTTGCCCTGGAATAA
- the recG gene encoding ATP-dependent DNA helicase RecG, with the protein MTHNPLARLEEIPLRQIKGVSAPKEQELHAFGIYNAADLLNYFPFRYEDYRLRSLGEVKDGEKITVQGVIRGLPMVARFGKGKARITCKAEVDGQLVTAVWFNRMFLKDQLTLSREITLTGKWDARRMQLTVTDSEFPDKGVAKTGTLQPVYSVGGGITQAWMRKTIGQALAQYGSLLEENLPERLVAKYKLMPRAEAVLHIHHPEHPQDGQGARRRLVYEELFFFQLKLQAYRMLNRRRADGIVHRVDPEVIRQFAASLPFELTDAQKKVVNEILADMRQPHAMNRLLQGDVGAGKTVVAAIALLAAVKAGHQGALMVPTEILAEQHMRSLTRLYESAGVQTALLTGSVGERKRRDLLAGLQMGLIDVLIGTHALIQDDVVFRSLGLVVTDEQHRFGVNQRSVLRRKGPSPDVLTMTATPIPRTLAITAFGDMDVSTIKERPKGRIPIKTYWVKHGMMDRVFGFIRRETAEGRQAYVICPLIEESEKLDVQNAIDQFVQLQQAFPDLKVGLLHGRMTTAEKDEVMRAFGENELQVLVATTVVEVGVDVPNATLMIIMDAERFGLSQLHQLRGRVGRGAHASYCVLVADPKTETGRERMAVMQETDDGFEVARRDLELRGPGDFFGTKQSGLPDFKLADMAADFAVLEAARDDAADIAAEPDFWTASAYADIRAMLAKDPIFQGAQLD; encoded by the coding sequence ATGACCCATAATCCTCTTGCCCGGCTGGAAGAAATTCCGCTGAGGCAGATCAAAGGCGTGAGCGCTCCGAAGGAGCAGGAGCTTCACGCCTTTGGCATCTATAACGCAGCCGATCTGTTGAACTATTTTCCTTTCCGCTACGAGGATTACCGTCTCCGTTCCCTCGGAGAGGTGAAGGACGGCGAGAAGATCACCGTTCAGGGCGTAATCCGGGGGCTGCCGATGGTCGCCCGCTTCGGCAAAGGAAAGGCCCGCATCACCTGCAAGGCCGAAGTGGACGGGCAGCTGGTGACGGCGGTCTGGTTCAACCGGATGTTCCTCAAGGATCAGCTGACGCTGAGCCGGGAAATTACGCTCACAGGCAAATGGGACGCCCGGCGGATGCAGCTGACGGTGACCGACTCGGAGTTTCCCGACAAGGGAGTCGCCAAAACGGGCACGCTGCAGCCGGTCTATTCGGTCGGAGGCGGCATTACGCAGGCTTGGATGCGCAAGACGATCGGACAAGCGCTGGCTCAATACGGCAGCCTGCTGGAGGAGAACCTTCCGGAGAGGCTCGTGGCGAAGTACAAGCTCATGCCGAGAGCCGAGGCGGTGCTGCATATCCATCATCCCGAGCATCCGCAGGACGGGCAAGGCGCGCGCAGAAGGCTCGTCTACGAGGAGCTGTTCTTCTTCCAGCTCAAGCTGCAGGCATACCGGATGCTGAACCGCCGCCGCGCGGACGGCATCGTCCACCGGGTCGATCCGGAGGTCATCCGCCAGTTCGCGGCATCGCTGCCGTTCGAGCTGACGGATGCCCAGAAGAAGGTCGTCAATGAGATTCTTGCCGACATGCGCCAGCCCCATGCGATGAACCGCCTGCTGCAGGGCGACGTCGGCGCGGGCAAGACGGTCGTCGCCGCCATCGCTCTGCTCGCGGCCGTCAAGGCCGGGCATCAGGGAGCGCTCATGGTGCCGACGGAAATATTGGCGGAGCAGCATATGAGGTCTCTGACGAGGCTGTACGAGTCGGCCGGCGTCCAGACCGCGCTGCTTACCGGCAGTGTAGGGGAGCGCAAGCGCCGCGATCTGCTCGCCGGGCTGCAGATGGGGCTCATCGACGTGCTGATCGGGACGCATGCGCTGATCCAGGACGACGTCGTTTTCCGCTCGCTTGGTCTCGTCGTCACGGATGAGCAGCATCGGTTCGGCGTCAATCAGCGCAGCGTGCTCAGACGCAAGGGACCGAGTCCGGACGTGCTGACGATGACGGCGACGCCGATTCCGCGCACGCTCGCCATTACCGCGTTCGGAGACATGGACGTGTCTACGATCAAGGAACGCCCGAAGGGACGCATCCCGATCAAAACCTATTGGGTCAAGCATGGCATGATGGACCGGGTATTCGGGTTCATCCGCAGGGAGACGGCGGAAGGACGGCAGGCTTATGTCATCTGCCCGCTCATCGAGGAATCCGAGAAGCTGGACGTGCAGAATGCGATCGATCAGTTCGTGCAGCTGCAGCAGGCTTTCCCGGATCTGAAGGTCGGCCTGCTGCATGGCAGGATGACGACGGCCGAGAAGGACGAGGTCATGCGGGCGTTCGGCGAGAACGAGCTGCAGGTGCTCGTCGCGACGACGGTCGTGGAGGTCGGCGTCGACGTTCCCAACGCGACGCTGATGATCATCATGGACGCGGAGCGCTTCGGCCTCTCGCAGCTGCATCAGCTGCGCGGCCGGGTAGGGCGCGGCGCCCATGCCTCTTACTGCGTGCTCGTGGCGGATCCGAAGACCGAGACCGGCCGCGAGCGGATGGCCGTCATGCAGGAGACCGACGACGGCTTCGAGGTGGCGCGGCGCGATCTGGAGCTGAGGGGTCCCGGCGATTTCTTCGGCACGAAGCAGAGCGGCCTGCCGGACTTCAAGCTGGCCGACATGGCCGCTGACTTCGCCGTGCTGGAGGCCGCCCGGGACGATGCGGCGGACATCGCCGCCGAGCCTGATTTCTGGACCGCATCGGCCTACGCCGACATTAGGGCGATGCTTGCCAAGGATCCGATCTTCCAGGGAGCGCAGCTCGACTGA
- a CDS encoding stage VI sporulation protein F yields the protein MSYVKYGIRPEFVERVKLKLKNPAVKDRIKLLVNGITKYDLADRAKVKKLVRNGAGILQEKLTDTQEEQLVQFVLSLKIDPNNTFHLIKLWGMFR from the coding sequence ATGAGCTACGTAAAGTACGGAATACGGCCCGAATTCGTAGAACGCGTCAAGCTGAAGCTGAAAAATCCGGCGGTGAAGGATCGCATCAAGCTGCTCGTGAACGGAATTACGAAGTACGATCTGGCCGACCGCGCCAAAGTGAAAAAGCTGGTCCGCAACGGAGCCGGCATCCTGCAGGAAAAGCTGACGGATACTCAGGAGGAGCAGCTGGTCCAGTTCGTGCTGAGCCTCAAGATCGATCCGAACAATACTTTCCACCTCATCAAGCTATGGGGAATGTTTCGCTGA
- a CDS encoding DegV family protein, with protein MTTKVRIVTDSTADIPREVRERLNIEMVPLQVLFGTESYLDSVTLQADEFYEKLEKFSGLPTTSQPSPSEFMSVYERILDESPDAPIISIHLSSQFSGTFQSALLAQSLIEREADITAVDSKSASYGNGMLVVKAAEMAEAGASKEEILDEVYRMRKETGLYFLVDTLEYLQKGGRIGKASAFFGSILNIKPILSIDDEGSITPVDKVRGTKKAVQRVVDLLKEKFGDDPVAVHFAWGYQRGSALDLYEAINASFQIRHTTTTTLGPVIGAHVGPGTAAVFMQRA; from the coding sequence ATGACGACGAAGGTTCGGATAGTAACCGACAGTACAGCGGATATTCCGCGCGAAGTCCGGGAGCGGCTGAACATCGAGATGGTGCCGCTCCAGGTGCTTTTTGGAACCGAATCCTATCTGGATTCCGTTACGCTCCAGGCCGATGAATTCTACGAGAAGCTGGAGAAGTTCAGCGGGCTGCCGACGACATCGCAGCCTTCCCCGTCCGAATTCATGAGCGTATACGAGCGGATTCTGGATGAATCTCCCGATGCGCCGATCATCTCCATCCATCTGTCCTCCCAGTTCAGCGGCACCTTCCAATCCGCTCTGCTTGCCCAATCGCTGATCGAGAGGGAGGCCGACATTACGGCGGTGGACTCCAAGTCGGCTTCCTACGGCAACGGCATGCTGGTCGTGAAGGCCGCCGAGATGGCCGAGGCCGGCGCGTCCAAGGAGGAAATTCTGGACGAAGTGTACCGGATGCGCAAGGAGACGGGGCTCTACTTCCTCGTGGATACGCTGGAATACCTTCAGAAAGGCGGACGGATCGGCAAAGCCTCGGCATTTTTCGGATCCATCCTCAATATCAAGCCGATCCTGTCCATCGATGACGAAGGCTCCATCACGCCCGTGGACAAGGTCCGCGGCACCAAAAAAGCGGTGCAACGCGTCGTTGACCTGCTGAAGGAAAAGTTCGGCGACGATCCTGTGGCGGTCCACTTCGCCTGGGGATACCAAAGAGGCTCCGCGCTCGATCTGTATGAAGCGATCAACGCTTCGTTCCAGATCCGCCATACGACCACCACGACGCTCGGTCCTGTCATCGGCGCCCATGTAGGCCCAGGTACCGCAGCGGTGTTCATGCAGAGAGCATGA